From Mauremys mutica isolate MM-2020 ecotype Southern chromosome 17, ASM2049712v1, whole genome shotgun sequence, one genomic window encodes:
- the PKLR gene encoding pyruvate kinase PKLR isoform X1 → MEGAELRLLDNMAQLTQELGTAFFQRHQLTAAMADTFLEHLCLLDIDSEPITTRNTGIICTIGPASRSVEMLREMIKAGMNIARLNFSHGSHEYHAGSIENIREATESFASNPLFNRPVAIALDTKGPEIRTGLVKAGENMEVELVKGSRVTVTTDDAFKECCDQATIWVDYKNLPNVVKVGGKIFVDDGLISLLVKEISADSCITEVENGGMLCSRKGVNLPGAEVDLPAVSERDIRDLHFGLKHGVDMIFASFIRKAADVAAIRDVLGERGRAIKIISKIENHEGVRKFDEILEASDGIMVARGDLGIEIPAEKVFLAQKMMIGRCNRAGKPVICATQMLESMIQKPRPTRAESSDVANAVLDGADCIMLSGETAKGAYPVEAVCMQHAIAREAEAAIYNQQLFEELRKVTPLSQDPTEVTAIGAVEASFKCCAAAIIVLTTSGRSAQLLSRYRPRALIIAVTRNEQVARQAHLCRGVFPVLYRGAQQKVWADDVDRRVQFSIEMGRVRGFLHSNDVVIIVTGWRPGTGYTNIMQVVKVP, encoded by the exons ATGGAAG GTGCTGAGTTGAGGCTGCTGGACAACATGGCCCAGCTCACCCAGGAGCTCGGCACGGCCTTCTTCCAGAGGCACCAGCTGACAGCGGCCATGGCCGACACCTTCCTGGAGCATCTCTGTTTGCTGGACATCGACTCTGAGCCCATCACCACCCGCAATACTGGCATCATCTGCACCATAG GTCCTGCCTCCCGCTCTGTGGAGATGCTGAGGGAGATGATTAAGGCTGGGATGAACATTGCACGCCTCAACTTCTCGCATGGCTCACATGAG TATCATGCCGGATCCATTGAAAATATCCGGGAGGCAACTGAGAGCTTTGCCTCCAACCCCCTTTTCAACCGCCCTGTGGCCATCGCCCTGGACACCAAGGGGCCGGAAATCCGCACGGGCCTGGTGAAAGCG GGTGAGAACATGGAGGTGGAGCTAGTGAAGGGTTCCCGGGTGACGGTCACCACTGACGATGCCTTCAAGGAGTGCTGTGACCAGGCCACCATCTGGGTGGATTACAAGAACCTCCCCAACGTTGTCAAGGTCGGTGGGAAGATCTTTGTGGATGATGGGCTCATCTCCCTGCTGGTCAAGGAAATCA GTGCCGACAGCTGCATAACAGAGGTGGAAAATGGGGGGATGCTGTGCAGCCGCAAGGGGGTCAACCTGCCAGGGGCAGAGGTTGACCTCCCCGCTGTGTCAGAGCGGGACATCCGTGACCTGCACTTCGGGCTGAAGCATGGCGTGGACATGATCTTTGCCTCCTTCATCCGCAAAGCCGCAGATGTTGCCGCCATCCGGGACGTACTGGGTGAACGCGGCCGCGCTATCAAGATCATCAGCAAGATCGAGAACCACGAGGGTGTCAGAAA GTTCGATGAGATCCTGGAAGCCAGTGATGGGATAATGGTGGCTCGTGGGGACCTGGGCATCGAAATCCCAGCGGAGAAAGTCTTCCTGGCTCAGAAGATGATGATTGGCCGCTGCAACCGTGCCGGGAAGCCTGTGATCTGTGCTACGCAG aTGCTGGAAAGCATGATCCAGAAGCCCCGTCCCACCCGGGCAGAGAGCAGCGACGTGGCCAATGCTGTGCTGGACGGAGCTGACTGCATCATGTTGTCAGGAGAAACAGCCAAGGGGGCCTACCCCGTGGAAGCTGTGTGCATGCAGCATGCG ATTGCCAGGGAGGCTGAGGCTGCCATCTATAACCAGCAGCTGTTTGAGGAGTTGCGTAAGGTGACCCCTCTGAGCCAGGACCCCACTGAGGTGACCGCCATTGGGGCTGTGGAGGCGTCCTTCAAGTGCTGCGCTGCGGCCATCATTGTGCTGACCACTTCGGGCAG GTCTGCACAGCTGCTCTCCCGCTACCGGCCTCGTGCCCTTATCATCGCCGTGACACGGAACGAGCAGGTGGCACGCCAGGCACACCTGTGCCGGGGCGTCTTCCCTGTTCTTTATCGGGGGGCACAGCAGAAGGTGTGGGCAGATGATGTGGATCGCAGAGTGCAATTCAGCATAGAGATGG gGAGGGTGCGTGGATTCCTGCACTCCAATGATGTCGTCATTATCGTGACAGGCTGGAGACCTGGCACCGGCTACACCAACATCATGCAGGTGGTGAAGGTGCCGTGA
- the PKLR gene encoding pyruvate kinase PKLR isoform X2 yields the protein MAQLTQELGTAFFQRHQLTAAMADTFLEHLCLLDIDSEPITTRNTGIICTIGPASRSVEMLREMIKAGMNIARLNFSHGSHEYHAGSIENIREATESFASNPLFNRPVAIALDTKGPEIRTGLVKAGENMEVELVKGSRVTVTTDDAFKECCDQATIWVDYKNLPNVVKVGGKIFVDDGLISLLVKEISADSCITEVENGGMLCSRKGVNLPGAEVDLPAVSERDIRDLHFGLKHGVDMIFASFIRKAADVAAIRDVLGERGRAIKIISKIENHEGVRKFDEILEASDGIMVARGDLGIEIPAEKVFLAQKMMIGRCNRAGKPVICATQMLESMIQKPRPTRAESSDVANAVLDGADCIMLSGETAKGAYPVEAVCMQHAIAREAEAAIYNQQLFEELRKVTPLSQDPTEVTAIGAVEASFKCCAAAIIVLTTSGRSAQLLSRYRPRALIIAVTRNEQVARQAHLCRGVFPVLYRGAQQKVWADDVDRRVQFSIEMGRVRGFLHSNDVVIIVTGWRPGTGYTNIMQVVKVP from the exons ATGGCCCAGCTCACCCAGGAGCTCGGCACGGCCTTCTTCCAGAGGCACCAGCTGACAGCGGCCATGGCCGACACCTTCCTGGAGCATCTCTGTTTGCTGGACATCGACTCTGAGCCCATCACCACCCGCAATACTGGCATCATCTGCACCATAG GTCCTGCCTCCCGCTCTGTGGAGATGCTGAGGGAGATGATTAAGGCTGGGATGAACATTGCACGCCTCAACTTCTCGCATGGCTCACATGAG TATCATGCCGGATCCATTGAAAATATCCGGGAGGCAACTGAGAGCTTTGCCTCCAACCCCCTTTTCAACCGCCCTGTGGCCATCGCCCTGGACACCAAGGGGCCGGAAATCCGCACGGGCCTGGTGAAAGCG GGTGAGAACATGGAGGTGGAGCTAGTGAAGGGTTCCCGGGTGACGGTCACCACTGACGATGCCTTCAAGGAGTGCTGTGACCAGGCCACCATCTGGGTGGATTACAAGAACCTCCCCAACGTTGTCAAGGTCGGTGGGAAGATCTTTGTGGATGATGGGCTCATCTCCCTGCTGGTCAAGGAAATCA GTGCCGACAGCTGCATAACAGAGGTGGAAAATGGGGGGATGCTGTGCAGCCGCAAGGGGGTCAACCTGCCAGGGGCAGAGGTTGACCTCCCCGCTGTGTCAGAGCGGGACATCCGTGACCTGCACTTCGGGCTGAAGCATGGCGTGGACATGATCTTTGCCTCCTTCATCCGCAAAGCCGCAGATGTTGCCGCCATCCGGGACGTACTGGGTGAACGCGGCCGCGCTATCAAGATCATCAGCAAGATCGAGAACCACGAGGGTGTCAGAAA GTTCGATGAGATCCTGGAAGCCAGTGATGGGATAATGGTGGCTCGTGGGGACCTGGGCATCGAAATCCCAGCGGAGAAAGTCTTCCTGGCTCAGAAGATGATGATTGGCCGCTGCAACCGTGCCGGGAAGCCTGTGATCTGTGCTACGCAG aTGCTGGAAAGCATGATCCAGAAGCCCCGTCCCACCCGGGCAGAGAGCAGCGACGTGGCCAATGCTGTGCTGGACGGAGCTGACTGCATCATGTTGTCAGGAGAAACAGCCAAGGGGGCCTACCCCGTGGAAGCTGTGTGCATGCAGCATGCG ATTGCCAGGGAGGCTGAGGCTGCCATCTATAACCAGCAGCTGTTTGAGGAGTTGCGTAAGGTGACCCCTCTGAGCCAGGACCCCACTGAGGTGACCGCCATTGGGGCTGTGGAGGCGTCCTTCAAGTGCTGCGCTGCGGCCATCATTGTGCTGACCACTTCGGGCAG GTCTGCACAGCTGCTCTCCCGCTACCGGCCTCGTGCCCTTATCATCGCCGTGACACGGAACGAGCAGGTGGCACGCCAGGCACACCTGTGCCGGGGCGTCTTCCCTGTTCTTTATCGGGGGGCACAGCAGAAGGTGTGGGCAGATGATGTGGATCGCAGAGTGCAATTCAGCATAGAGATGG gGAGGGTGCGTGGATTCCTGCACTCCAATGATGTCGTCATTATCGTGACAGGCTGGAGACCTGGCACCGGCTACACCAACATCATGCAGGTGGTGAAGGTGCCGTGA
- the FDPS gene encoding farnesyl pyrophosphate synthase isoform X1, which yields MEERRWLPRGSDSARTTSPSVPRVPLRAAVGGGGAEWRQAGAGLGSSGPGCDSPVDGTAMSGAGAAAAADRAAFVGFFPRVLRDLTADGLQHPEVGDAVARLKEILEYNTPGGKYNRGLTVLAAFRELVGPEQQDPESFQCALTVGWCIELLQAFFLVADDIMDFSLIRRGQPCWYKKEGIGLDAVNDSFLLESCIYQLLKKYCRGQPYYLHLLELFLETSYQTELGQALDLITAPPGHVDLSRFTVQRYKAIVKYKTAFYSFYLPVAAAMYMAGIDSEEEHANAKAILLEMGEFFQIQDDFLDCFGDPNLTGKIGTDIQDNKCSWLVVECLHRVSPEQRQLLEENYGQKSLEKVAKVKELYETVGMREAYQECEESSYRRLEELVEKHANHLPKAIFLGLAQKIYKRQK from the exons ATGGAGGAGCGGCGCTGGCTGCCGCGGGGTTCTGACAGCGCGAGAACTACAAGCCCCAGCGTGCCGCGGGTCCCTCTCCGAGCGGCGGTGGGTGGGGGCGGTGCCGAGTGGAGACAGGCGGGTGCCGGTCTGGGGAGCAGTGGCCCCGGCTGTGACTCTCCTGTTGACGGCACCGCGatgagcggggctggggcagcggcaGCGGCGGACAGGGCGGCCTTCGTGGGCTTCTTCCCCCGGGTGCTCCGGGACCTCACTGCAGATGGGCTCCAGCACCCCGAGGTGGGCGACGCGGTCGCCCGGCTGAAGGAG ATTCTGGAATACAACACCCCAGGTGGGAAGTATAACCGGGGCCTGACAGTGCTGGCTGCCTTCCGGGAGCTGGTGGGGCCAGAGCAGCAGGACCCAGAAAGCTTCCAATGTGCCTTGACCGTTGGCTGGTGCATCGAGCTG CTCCAAGCTTTTTTTCTGGTGGCTGATGATATCATGGACTTCTCACTCATCCGACGTGGCCAACCCTGCTGGTATAAGAAG GAGGGAATTGGTTTGGATGCTGTGAATGATTCCTTCCTCCTCGAGTCCTGTATCTACCAGTTGCTGAAGAAATACTGCCGGGGGCAGCCCTACTACTTGCACCTGCTTGAGCTCTTCCTGGAG ACCTCATACCAGACTGAGCTGGGACAGGCACTGGACCTCATCACCGCTCCGCCTGGCCATGTTGATCTTAGTCGTTTCACTGTGCAGAG GTACAAGGCAATCGTTAAATACAAGACCGCCTTCTATTCCTTCTACCTGCCGGTTGCAGCTGCTATGTACATG GCCGGCATTGACAGTGAGGAGGAGCATGCCAACGCCAAAGCCATCTTGCTGGAGATGGGCGAGTTCTTCCAGATCCAG GACGACTTCCTTGATTGCTTTGGGGATCCAAACCTGACGGGTAAGATTGGCACTGACATCCAGGACAACAAGTGCAGCTGGCTGGTGGTGGAGTGCCTGCACCGTGTCTCGCCAGAGCAGAGGCAGCTCCTGGAG GAAAACTATGGGCAAAAATCGCTGGAGAAGGTGGCCAAGGTGAAGGAGTTGTATGAAACTGTGGGCATGAGGGAAGCCTACCAGGAGTGTGAGGAAAGCAGCTACCGCCGCCTGGAGGAGCTGGTTGAGAAACATGCCAACCACCTCCCCAAAGCAATTTTTCTTGGCCTAGCCCAGAAGATCTACAAGCGTCAGAAATGA
- the FDPS gene encoding farnesyl pyrophosphate synthase isoform X2 codes for MDFSLIRRGQPCWYKKEGIGLDAVNDSFLLESCIYQLLKKYCRGQPYYLHLLELFLETSYQTELGQALDLITAPPGHVDLSRFTVQRYKAIVKYKTAFYSFYLPVAAAMYMAGIDSEEEHANAKAILLEMGEFFQIQDDFLDCFGDPNLTGKIGTDIQDNKCSWLVVECLHRVSPEQRQLLEENYGQKSLEKVAKVKELYETVGMREAYQECEESSYRRLEELVEKHANHLPKAIFLGLAQKIYKRQK; via the exons ATGGACTTCTCACTCATCCGACGTGGCCAACCCTGCTGGTATAAGAAG GAGGGAATTGGTTTGGATGCTGTGAATGATTCCTTCCTCCTCGAGTCCTGTATCTACCAGTTGCTGAAGAAATACTGCCGGGGGCAGCCCTACTACTTGCACCTGCTTGAGCTCTTCCTGGAG ACCTCATACCAGACTGAGCTGGGACAGGCACTGGACCTCATCACCGCTCCGCCTGGCCATGTTGATCTTAGTCGTTTCACTGTGCAGAG GTACAAGGCAATCGTTAAATACAAGACCGCCTTCTATTCCTTCTACCTGCCGGTTGCAGCTGCTATGTACATG GCCGGCATTGACAGTGAGGAGGAGCATGCCAACGCCAAAGCCATCTTGCTGGAGATGGGCGAGTTCTTCCAGATCCAG GACGACTTCCTTGATTGCTTTGGGGATCCAAACCTGACGGGTAAGATTGGCACTGACATCCAGGACAACAAGTGCAGCTGGCTGGTGGTGGAGTGCCTGCACCGTGTCTCGCCAGAGCAGAGGCAGCTCCTGGAG GAAAACTATGGGCAAAAATCGCTGGAGAAGGTGGCCAAGGTGAAGGAGTTGTATGAAACTGTGGGCATGAGGGAAGCCTACCAGGAGTGTGAGGAAAGCAGCTACCGCCGCCTGGAGGAGCTGGTTGAGAAACATGCCAACCACCTCCCCAAAGCAATTTTTCTTGGCCTAGCCCAGAAGATCTACAAGCGTCAGAAATGA
- the RUSC1 gene encoding RUN and SH3 domain-containing protein 1 isoform X1 — protein sequence MLSPKKGLLCNLNHIHLQHISLGLHLSRRPELQEGPVTMAPGDQTGCNDCQENCGALEQVDANSNNTSMQCRCCKSHPQQTPTLDLRNQPLLEDFPSLPIEEEVASPSHPASSSVSSCSDFSLDDTPVSVYCKAFPGEEALSPDNQPNIVPLEDAHDAPSLTDKGEPSDGRDANLNLQVQERPDPGARETPDSLCSSSLLDSASDDADSPSGDGQETMAELLPTSVCAELDSNCNALPALRIQPSGLSALAPGKRVPSLNSSVRAPPPVPPRAKRGLQVLNRSGVERPAPTEVPPGDQCRDATRKNVTSFHELAQKRKRNPAGPPTPQARKDRSDWLIVFSPDKELPPPNELTCCSTLCPEPPGHQLQPDEQAKPPSCSQREVTTFKELRYRNAINKQKGQLAWEPGDRAAYQEQPEPQQAAMGRDVSSGSSRLQGPDGVLAPQLDGHLLALTESHQMRRQSRPGLQPITEGLPGDAEEGGRPLEGYILRRKMPGSGCDKEALGWRLGGPEGDLWVSGKAQRGHRACKEVGSPLSRCPRPQMLPFQPLLFHFSADGKPLYCSADPVAPPLPLIPSLNSSLESIELKSPALFTPSFRPTLKTLSCDEVCLLASNKRRVLGTLSPEELLPIRLSPIGAYSPPHRGVLPFLDSPDLSVLFSPLFPRSRTFPTMAFPSHQVPELPLGVEVSRARCPRGEACAHSQAGARSGAVSPERKQSRGAKNPRPPKQLRHSQSFAGVPGAGQHWMANADRAYDHLREQKKALLVGISASVEKLIAHFSTARSLVQKTQLGDSWLNPDVSYLLLNTLCPALYALVVDGLKPFQKDIITGQRRSSPWSVVEASVKLGPGTRPLHSLYWQVSQLAPLRSSRQRFHAFILGLLNIKQLELWLSHLQKSSDVISVLYLPTAFFSLSHGPCPHLARELLLLVQPLSVLTFHLDLLFEHHHLPVDVRPVPRRPDSPHSHPLGPALVAAPAQGRDPSDQAEGAEGGASPEHQLPTDGSRRAALVGSEESARSQYSAAATKSPPSLPAGIALKQTFQQVLQWGEQITQTLLGPECPAEPEKHQQPVPPDTGERRGSWWEQLSQASEVYTTATKERFPFARWTKLQVAAGDTSSSLAAPPHGSSQASTNEFGAQGGEGASGTDLQLLKPRAGEGGPEAPGPTPSSEAGSLEAPHAEELPPQAGTKGCAGPRETEPLEPSASKPCLPPSKELAPDGSQAATPNLNMGGSPIRPTWLGRLFGATCLPARGFPADSDTSAAKSRRPSSWLPRSVNVLALVLKGGPSEKAWPQEQQEKKASDSAQLHRAVRALCDHTGAGDDHLSFRRGDILQLLATVDEDWIRCCHGNNTGLVPVGYTSLIL from the exons ATGCTGTCCCCAAAGAAAGGTCTGCTGTGCAACCTCAACCACATCCACCTGCAGCACATCTCCCTGGGGCTGCACCTCTCCCGTCGACCCGAGCTCCAGGAGGGCCCTGTCACGATGGCTCCGGGAGACCAGACAGGCTGCAACGACTGCCAGGAGAACTGTGGTGCCTTGGAGCAAGTCGACGCCAACTCCAACAACACCTCCATGCAGTGCCGGTGCTGCAAGTCCCACCCGCAGCAGACCCCAACACTGGATCTCCGGAATCAGCCTCTCCTGGAAGATTTCCCTTCCTTGCCCATTGAGGAGGAGGTGGCTTCCCCTTCACACCCGGCTTCCTCCTCTGTCAGCAGCTGCTCCGATTTCAGTTTGGATGACACGCCAGTCTCTGTTTACTGCAAGGCATTCCCCGGTGAAGAGGCCCTATCTCCTGACAATCAGCCAAACATCGTCCCCCTGGAGGATGCCCACGATGCTCCCTCACTGACTGACAAAGGGGAACCATCTGATGGGAGAGATGCTAACCTCAACCTCCAGGTACAAGAACGACCAGATCCTGGGGCCCGGGAGACCCCAGACAGcctgtgcagcagcagtttgCTTGACTCCGCATCTGATGACGCTGACTCTCCCAGTGGGGATGGGCAGGAGACCATGgcagaactgctccccaccagcGTCTGTGCTGAGTTGGACTCCAACTGCAATGCCCTGCCTGCCCTAAGAATCCAACCATCTGGTCTGTCTGCGCTAGCACCAGGAAAGCGGGTCCCCAGTCTGAACAGTTCAGTGAGGgctccccccccagtgcccccgagGGCTAAGAGAGGGCTGCAGGTGCTGaacaggagtggagtggagaggccTGCCCCAACAGAGGTGCCCCCTGGAGACCAGTGCAGAGATGCCACTCGGAAGAACGTCACCTCATTCCATGAGTTGGCTCAGAAGCGGAAGAGGAACCCAGCTGGGCCACCCACCCCACAGGCCAGGAAGGACCGAAGCGACTGGCTAATTGTATTCTCCCCCGACAAGGAGCTGCCGCCCCCCAACGAGCTCACCTGCTGCAGCACCCTGTGCCCAGAGCCACCTGGGCACCAGCTGCAGCCCGACGAGCAGGCAaagccccccagctgcagccagaggGAGGTGACCACGTTCAAGGAGCTCCGGTACCGCAATGCCATCAACAAGCAGAAGGGCCAgctggcctgggagccaggggacagAGCAGCATACCAggagcagcctgagccccagcaagcaGCAATGGGCAGAGACGTCTCCAGTGGTAGCAGCAGGCTCCAGGGCCCCGACggggtgctggctccacagctggATGGGCACCTCCTGGCACTTACGGAAAGCCACCAGATGAGGAGGCAGTCtcggcctgggctgcagcccatcACAGAAGGGCTGCCGGGTGATGCAGAGGAAGGGGGGCGACCCCTGGAGGGCTACATCCTGAGGAGAAAGATGCCTGGGTCTGGCTGTGATAAGGAGGCACTGGGCTGGAGGCTCGGGGGACCAGAGGGGGATCTCTGGGTATCGGGGAAGGCCCAGAGAGGACACAGAGCCTGCAAGGAGG TTGGCTCTCCCCTCTCTCGCTGTCCCAGGCCTCAGATGCTGCCGTTCCAGCCTCTGCTCTTCCATTTCTCAGCCGACGGGAAGCCTCTCTACTGCAGCGCGGACCCAGTGGCGCCTCCCCTGCCCTTGATCCCCTCCCTTAACTCCAGCTTGGAGAGCATTGAGCTGAAGTCTCCTGCCCTCTTCACCCCGTCCTTCCGCCCCACGCTGAAGACCTTGTCCTGTGATGAAGTCTGCCTCCTGGCCAGCAATAAGAGGAGAGTCTTGGGCACCCTCTCCCCAGAGGAACTGCTCCCCATCCGCTTGTCCCCCATAGGGGCCTACTCCCCCCCGCACCGGGGAGTGCTGCCTTTCCTGGACAGCCCAGACCTGTCTGTGCTCTTCTCCCCGCTCTTCCCGCGAAGTAGAACCTTCCCAACTatggccttcccctcccaccaggtCCCAGAGCTGCCACTCGGCGTGGAGGTGTCCAGAGCCCGCTGCCCCAGGGGAGAGGCATGTGCACACAGTCAGGCTGGAGCACGCTCTGGGGCAGTGTCTCCTGAGAGAAAGCAGAGCAGAGGGGCCAAGAATCCAAGACCTCCCAAGCAAC tcAGACATTCTCAGTCCTTTGCCGGTGTTCCAGGGGCAGGCCAGCACTGGATGGCAAATGCAGACAGAGCCTATGACCATCTGAGAGAGCAAAAGAAAG CCCTGCTGGTTGGCATCAGCGCCTCCGTGGAGAAGCTCATTGCTCACTTCAGCACGGCAAGGAGCCTGGTGCAGAAG ACGCAGCTGGGCGACAGCTGGCTAAACCCAGATGTGAGCTACCTGCTGCTCAACACCCTGTGCCCGGCACTCTATGCCCTGGTGGTAGATGGGTTGAAGCCCTTCCAGAAGGACATCATCACGGGCCAGAGGAGGAGCTCGCCCTGGAGCGTGGTGGAGGCCTCGGTCAAGCTGG GCCCCGGCACTAGGCCCCTGCACTCGCTGTACTGGCAGGTGTCCCAGCTGGCTCCCCTCCGCAGCAGCAGGCAGAGGTTCCACGCCTTCATACTCGGCCTTCTGAA CATAAAGCAGCTGGAACTGTGGCTCTCCCACCTGCAGAAGAGCTCAG ATGTCATCTCTGTCCTCTACCTGCCCACGGCCTTCTTCTCCCTGAGCCACGGCCCCTGCCCGCACTTGGCCCGTGAGCTGTTGCTCCTCGTCCAGCCCCTCTCTGTGCTGACCTTTCACCTCGACCTGCTCTTCGAGCACCATCACCTGCCCGTGGATGTGCGGCCTGTGCCCCGCAGGCCGgactccccccacagccacccccttgGCCCTGCCCTGGTGGCTGCTCCCGCACAGGGCCGGGACCCTAGTGACCAGGCCGAGGGGGCCGAAGGTGGTGCTAGCCCAGAGCACCAGCTGCCCACCGATGGCTCCAGGAGGGCAGCCCTGGTGGGCTCAGAGGAAAGCGCTAGATCCCAGTACAGCGCAGCAGCCACCAAATCACCCCCCAGCCTCCCGGCAGGCATCGCCCTGAAGCAGACATTCCAGCAGGTGCTGCAGTGGGGGGAGCAGATCACCCAGACGCTTCTGGGACCTGAGTGTCCTGCCGAGCCTGAGAAACACCAGCAGCCTGTCCCACCGgacacaggagagaggaggggcagcTGGTGGGAGCAGCTAAGCCAGGCCTCCGAGGTCTACACCACGGCCACGAAGGAAAGGTTTCCCTTCGCCCGCTGGACAAAGCTGCAGGTGGCTGCAGGGGACACCAGCTCCAGTCTCGCTGCTCCGCCCCACGGATCCAGCCAGGCTTCCACGAATGAGTTCGgtgctcagggaggggagggggccagcGGCACAGACCTGCAGCTCCtcaagcccagagctggggaaggtggTCCTGAGGCTCCAGGTCCAACACCCTCCAGCGAGGCAGGAAGCTTGGAGGCTCCTCATGCGGAAGAGCTGCCGCCGCAGGCCGGGACCAAGGGATGTGCAGGCCCCAGGGAGACTGAGCCACTGGAGCCCTCTGCCAGCAAGCCATGCCTGCCTCCGTCCAAGGAGCTGGCCCCTGATGGGAGCCAGGCGGCCACGCCCAACCTGAACATGGGCGGCTCCCCCATCCGCCCTACCTGGCTGGGCCGACTCTTTGGGGCCACG